Genomic window (Paenibacillus sp. 37):
CTCAACAGGTACAAACACACAGGCGGCAGGCGTGAAGTCCAAGTATCTGCCAGTAGATTTCCCATTACCGAAGGATGCGAAGGCGACAAGTCTCATTGAGAACATCATGGATGGTAACAAAAAAGTAGTGCTCACGTACACAACCAAAGAAACGTTGCTAACCGTTGGAACATCCTACAAAGACTATTACCAGACCAAAAACTTGAGTCAGAACACTCAGGATATACAGGCAGACGGCTTCAGCATCGTGGGTCGTGAAGATGGCAAATATGCCGTAACCATCACGGGTTCTGTGTCTGCGACCAACAAGGACCTGAATGAAGTTACCGTAGTATGGGGCGAAGAGTAAGCGACGAATATAATCACACGCCCTAATACTATCCTGCTTGAGTTGTTCAAATTATAGTGATCCGTATCCTTCTATTATTCAAAAGGTAACGCCAAAAGCCGCCCGTTGAAATCGTAACAGATTTCATTGGACGGCTTTTAGGGTTGAATCCATGTCTGGTTCTATACTCTCTGAATTAATAGTCTAAATAGTAGTCC
Coding sequences:
- a CDS encoding stalk domain-containing protein, producing the protein MKSKKWLITASVFGMVLTGSAGVYAGTQLETIKAYLNHGLAIEVNGQKFTPTGDQGKKLAPITYQGSTYLPVRSIADALKTEVKYDSQNNKVSIGSSSSSGGSTSTGNSGSTSPSTGTNTQAAGVKSKYLPVDFPLPKDAKATSLIENIMDGNKKVVLTYTTKETLLTVGTSYKDYYQTKNLSQNTQDIQADGFSIVGREDGKYAVTITGSVSATNKDLNEVTVVWGEE